The genomic window GCTTTGCCTGGCCACCGCCTGGATGTTCCAGCCCCAGCGTGCGGACGCCCCGCCCTGGACGGCCCTGCGGCCCGCGGCCCCGCAACGCCCGGTGGCCCTGACCCAGGAAGGGCCGCCCCCGCGTCCGGGCAAGCCCGGCGAGGCCTACCGCCTGGTCCGCCCCGGCCAGCCGGAGCCCCCCCGGGGACTGCCCGGCCTGCCCGCGGGCTTCCGGTTCTGAGTCAGCCCTTCCAGGCGCTCAGGACGTAGGCATGGATGGCGGCGGCCACCTGGCGGGCGGTGTGGCGCTCGTTGTTGAACACCGCGTCGTAGTGGACGGGGTCGGCGATGTCGGCGCCCAGGCGCTCCTGGATGTACTGTTCCCGCAGCCTCGACTCGTCCCGGATGAGGTGTTCGGCCTCGGCCCGGGTTCCCCCCATGCGGCGCACCAGGGAGTCCACCCGCCACGCGTGGCTGGCGTCCAGCCTGAAATGGAAGGCATTGTCCAGGCTCCGGCAGAGCACGGCCCCGCCGCGCCCGACGATGATGGCGTTGCCCTGGCGGGCGACCTTCAGGACCGTCTCGGCCACCTTGTCGAACAGCTCGTCGTGGGTGACCCCGCCCCTGGGACGGAAGCCGAAGGCCTCCAGGCTCCGGGT from Geothrix sp. 21YS21S-2 includes these protein-coding regions:
- a CDS encoding AAA family ATPase, which produces MTSGTNLPASVQERLSGWVAIQERRGQAPVKARPGPVVTLSRAYGCEAFAVAQRVQELFTGSAGEPWSIWDKALLDKVAQDEGIAKSLLDDLGDATRSLEAFGFRPRGGVTHDELFDKVAETVLKVARQGNAIIVGRGGAVLCRSLDNAFHFRLDASHAWRVDSLVRRMGGTRAEAEHLIRDESRLREQYIQERLGADIADPVHYDAVFNNERHTARQVAAAIHAYVLSAWKG